A window of Pomacea canaliculata isolate SZHN2017 linkage group LG3, ASM307304v1, whole genome shotgun sequence contains these coding sequences:
- the LOC112559967 gene encoding uncharacterized protein LOC112559967, whose amino-acid sequence MTDGKKKQGEMAVMGDVVILLCILLSVGSQLVGMLVPGWWVYPANDSGSINASTTTYGLWVTVICVEGDCNEIPTDTSGSNAWLQVTQVFESVAVGFCLLAAACLV is encoded by the exons ATGACGGACGGCAAGAAGAAGCAGGGGGAGATGGCAGTGATGGGGGATGTGGTCATCCTCCTGTGCATTCTGCTATCAGTTGGCTCCCAGCTGGTGGGGATGCTGGTGCCGGGCTGGTGGGTCTACCCGGCCAACGACAGTGGCTCCATCAACGCCAGCACCACGACCTACGGCTTGTGGGTGACGGTCATTTGCGTGGAGGGCGACTGCAACGAGATTCCTACAGACACATCAGGATCAAACG CCTGGCTGCAAGTAACTCAGGTGTTTGAGAGTGTGGCCGTTGGCTTCTGCCTGCTGGCGGCAGCCTGTCTCGTGTGA
- the LOC112559273 gene encoding cysteine and glycine-rich protein 2-like gives MPFKPPEQARCPKCGKSVYAAEEKVAAGQKWHKFCFKCGLCNKLLESTNVAEHEGELFCKVCHGRKYGPKGYGFGGGAGALGMDKGERFGNVECEMDTKPREQVVGAGASSSTGPKCPRCGKTVYDAERAIGSTVPWHKSCFNCKNCHKSLDSTTMAAHENEVYCKTCYGKNFGPKGFGFGQGAGTLSMG, from the exons ATGCCATTCAAACCTCCAGAGCAAGCCAGGTGCCCCAAGTGCGGCAAGTCGGTCTACGCGGCCGAGGAGAAGGTTGCTGCCGGCCAAAAATGGCACAAGTTCTGCTTCAAGTGCG GTTTGTGCAACAAGCTTCTAGAGAGCACCAACGTGGCGGAGCACGAGGGCGAGCTGTTCTGCAAGGTGTGCCACGGCCGTAAGTACGGTCCCAAGGGCTACGGCTTCGGCGGCGGTGCCGGCGCTCTGGGGATGGACAAGGGAGAGCGATTCGGCAACGTGGAGTGCGAAATGGA CACCAAGCCCAGGGAGCAGGTGGTTGGTGCGGGCGCCAGCAGCAGCACGGGCCCCAAGTGTCCTCGCTGCGGCAAGACTGTGTACGACGCCGAGCGCGCCATCGGCAGCACTGTG CCATGGCACAAGAGCTGCTTCAACTGCAAAAACTGCCACAAGTCCCTGGACTCCACCACCATGGCCGCACACGAGAATGAGGTGTACTGCAAAA CTTGCTATGGCAAAAACTTCGGACCAAAAGGATTCGGTTTCGGCCAGGGGGCTGGGACCCTGAGCATGGGCTGA